A stretch of DNA from Archangium lipolyticum:
ACCTCCAGGGCGCGGTACGTGACGCCCCTGGCTCACGAATAGACCACACCAGACCCGAAAGGCATGCGACAGCCAACAGCACCCACGCGCTCCTCGTACCCGGTCGCCTGCGCTCGGACCGCGATGAAGCGGCCGGGACTGCCTCGGTGGGAGCGGGGATGCGAGGTCGCTTGCGCAATGCCCGATTCTTCCTCAACTGCCACCGCAGCTCACGCGCACGCGCCGCAGCATGCATGAGCGCCGCCTCATGCCCGGGTGCGATGGGTCCCTGAATCCCCGCCTTTTCCGTCGACCGCGAGTGCGTGGAGGGACCATCGTCCCATTGGAAGAGGAATTCGTCCCACTGGCTGTCTCCATCCGACAGGGCTGCCTGGATGGCCGTGTAGACCTCCCGGGCGCTTCCACCCCGCGCCTCCGGCCGCTTGGACAACAGGCGCATGGCCAGCTCACTGGCGGAACGCGGGACGCGCGGGTTGAGCAGCACCGGCGGGGAGGGCTCCGCCTGCTCGATTCTCTCGTAGAGCAGGGGCCGGAACAGCTCGGGCGAGAAGGGGTATTCGTCCGTCAGCAGCCGGTAGAGGATGACTCCCAATGCGTAGAGCTCGTCCGCGAGCGTGAAGCGATACCGGGCCTGCGCCTGCTCCGTCAGGAGGAAGCGAACCGCCTCGGGGCTGCGGTAGTGCGCGGTGCCCGGTGGCAGCCCCGAGCCGGTGAGGGTGACTGCGCCCTCATGATCCCCCACGCCGAAATCCAGCAGCACCGGCTGGTCGTCCTTCTCACGAACGATGATGTTTTCGCCCTTCAGGTCCCGATGGAACACCCCCGCTCCGTGCACGGCCTCCAATGCCAGTGCCAGTGAGCCCACCTGGCCCATCACCTCCCGCGCCGTCCGGTTGCGCTGAGCCGACCACTCGTAGAGGTTCGGACCCGGTAGGTACTCCAGTACCAGATAGGGCACACCCTGGTGCTCGCCCTGTCCGAGGCAGCGCACTACTCCCGGGTGCACGATCCGGCGCAGGATTTCCGCCTCTCGCAGCAGCCTTCGCCTCGCCTGCGGCTCCTCGTCCGGCGTCCGGCCCACGGCCAGCTTCAGCGCCACGGGTTCCAACATGCCGCCAGCCAATCCCGGCCGTGTGTCCTCCGAGAGGTACACCACCCCATAACCGCCCTGCCCCAACCACCGCAGGATGCGCCAGGGGCCCACGCACATCCCCGCCGACAACCCGCGAGGAAACGCATCGTCCACTGGCACCACCGGCAGCGCATCCCCACCCGAACTCGTGGGCGCCGTCGAAGAGGAGGACTTGCCACTCATGGGGGCCCTCCCCATTCCACCTGGAAGCCCCGCCCTGATTCCCGCTCCCGTATCTCCAAATGAAATGCCTCCGTTTTCAATGGCCACTCCACGAATACCCACTCGCGCACTCCCGGCATGAGCCGGGGAACGCGCATTCGCGCGGACAGGGCCACCGGCTTCGGGCCGAGCACCGGACTGGTCAACCACACCACTCGCGGTTCCCACGGTGGCTCTCCCGCCCGATTGCTCACGGGAATAGCGACAACCCGTTGCATTCCCAGTTGGTACATCCAGGGCGATCCCGCCTTGATGCCCAGAGGGAAGATGCTGGCGTGGAGCATGCGCCCGTCGATCCGCTCTCCCAGAACCCACACACCCGCCAACAACTGCTGCATCAGTGTCGACGGCTCACCCGGCTCCGCCGGACCCACCACCCGCGCGAGCTTCTCCGAGAGCGCCACCCGCACCTCCGTGTCCACCTCGGACGGGTGCGGCACGAGCATCAGCACGGCCCGTGTCACCGTGCTGCCCCGCGTGAAGCTCACCCGCAGCGGCACCCGCTCCCCCTCGGCCAGCTCCCGCACGGGCTCGAGCACCACCACCCGCCCCTGCGCGCCCAGCACGCGAATGCGCTCGGGGTCTTCCACCTCCACGATGCCAGGCGCCACGTCCGCCTCGAAGGCCAGCGTGGTGAGGTAGTCCGGATGGACGCGCACCTCCCCCGACTCGCCGGGCCCCTCGCGCAGCACCACCTGTCGTGCCTTCAGCACCCGCGCCGCCACCGGCCCGGGCCGCGCTCCCGCCGCTGACGCCACGAGCGTCACCAGCACCAGCGCCATCCGGAGAAGCGTAGCGAGCACGTGACCTCCCTGGTCAGCAATGCTAGCAGTCTTTTCCGGTCAGGTCAGCGCGTGGAACTCGGGTGGGAAGCCAATACCCTCACCCCAGCCCTCTCCCAGAGGGAGAGGGGGCATACACGGGTGGGAATCCGGTTACTCGCCGAGGTAGGCCTTGCGGATCTCCGGGCTGTCCAGCAGCGCCTTGCCCGCTCCCGCCATCACCACCTCGCCCGTCTCCAGCACGTAGCCGTAATGGGCGAAGTTCAGCGCCAGGTGCGCGTTCTGCTCCACCAGCAGGATGCTCACCCCCGCCGCGTTCACGTCCCTCAGGTTGCGGAAGATCGTCTCCGTCACCTGCGGCGCCAGTCCCAGCGAGGGCTCGTCCAGCAACAGCAGCTTCGGCCGGCTCAGCAGCGCGCGGGCGATCGCCAGCATCTGCTGCTCTCCTCCCGACAGCGTCCCCGCCAGCTGCTTGCGCCGGTCCTTCAGCCGAGGGAAGAGCGCGTAGCTCTTCTCCATGTCCGCCGCGATTCCCTCCGCGTCGTTGCGCAGGTACGCACCCAGCTCCAGGTTCTCCAGCACCGTGAGGTTGGGGAACACACCCCGGCCCTCGGGCGCGTGCGCCATGCCCCGAGGCACCAGCTGGTGCGCCTTCGCCCCCGTGATGTCGTGACCCTCGAGCGAGATGCGCCCGCCCACCGGCTTGAGCATCCCGCTCACCGCGCGCAGCGTGCTCGTCTTCCCCGCTCCGTTGGCCCCGATGAGCGCCACCACCTCGCCCTTGCCCACCGTCAGCGTCACGCCCCGGAGCGCCTGGATGGCCCCGTACGACACCTTCACGTCGTTCACCGCCAGCAGCGGCGGGAACTCCTGGCGCGCACCCAGCACCTTCACCTGAGCCTCGTTCACGCCGCCCCTCCCTGCGACTCCAGGTAGCTGTCTCCCAGGTACGCCTCGATGACCTTCCGGTCGCTGCGCACCTCGGCCGGCGCTCCCCGGGCGATCGTCTCGCCGTGGTCCAGCACCGTGATCTTCTCGCAGATGCCCATCACGAGCTTCATGTCATGCTCGATGACCAGGATGCCCAGGTTGAAGTCGTCCCGGAGTTTGCGGATCAGCACCATCAGGTCCGCCTTCTCGCGGGTGTTCATGCCCGCCGCCGGCTCGTCCAGCAGCAGCACCTTGGGCCTCGTGCCCAGCGCGCGGGCGATCTCCAACCGCCGCTGCTCGCCGTAGGGCAGGTTGCGCGCCTCCTCGTTGCGCCGGTGCGAAAGCCCCATCACCTCCAGCAGGCGCTCGGCCTGCTCCGTGAGCTCGCGCTCCTCGGCCTGGAAGCCCGGCGTCAGCAGCAGCGCCCGCCACCAGTCGCGGTAGTTGCTCATCGCCCCGCGGAACTTCGCGCCCAGCCCCACGCCCTCGGGGTTCAGCGCCCCCTG
This window harbors:
- a CDS encoding ABC transporter ATP-binding protein, yielding MSGPLLEAVGVSIQFGGLKALSDFNLAIHKGDLQGLIGPNGAGKTTAFNVLTGVYQPTQGEVRVCGQRVNGRLPHQINHLGLARTFQNIRLFRALTALDNVKVACRAQGALNPEGVGLGAKFRGAMSNYRDWWRALLLTPGFQAEERELTEQAERLLEVMGLSHRRNEEARNLPYGEQRRLEIARALGTRPKVLLLDEPAAGMNTREKADLMVLIRKLRDDFNLGILVIEHDMKLVMGICEKITVLDHGETIARGAPAEVRSDRKVIEAYLGDSYLESQGGAA
- a CDS encoding serine/threonine protein kinase, with the protein product MSGKSSSSTAPTSSGGDALPVVPVDDAFPRGLSAGMCVGPWRILRWLGQGGYGVVYLSEDTRPGLAGGMLEPVALKLAVGRTPDEEPQARRRLLREAEILRRIVHPGVVRCLGQGEHQGVPYLVLEYLPGPNLYEWSAQRNRTAREVMGQVGSLALALEAVHGAGVFHRDLKGENIIVREKDDQPVLLDFGVGDHEGAVTLTGSGLPPGTAHYRSPEAVRFLLTEQAQARYRFTLADELYALGVILYRLLTDEYPFSPELFRPLLYERIEQAEPSPPVLLNPRVPRSASELAMRLLSKRPEARGGSAREVYTAIQAALSDGDSQWDEFLFQWDDGPSTHSRSTEKAGIQGPIAPGHEAALMHAAARARELRWQLRKNRALRKRPRIPAPTEAVPAASSRSERRRPGTRSAWVLLAVACLSGLVWSIREPGASRTAPWRSPMKEAPVNTQNARGDLPQQEAEDGSTVKEDAHPSLERCAAALAAGLVLSACAGVPAQPPRRECPKEALSTMDRLRVPLDSPMFVHVDVNQPGEYSDVANFREGPIVSETVTSLYGFKGYLPLGTLLYGYLWTRGERIVAHYDRAKLPTGEIVPVCFAFGAGDGRQGAPRQWDPSPPGTANIPKQFSVVAVDHFE
- a CDS encoding DUF2381 family protein; the encoded protein is MLATLLRMALVLVTLVASAAGARPGPVAARVLKARQVVLREGPGESGEVRVHPDYLTTLAFEADVAPGIVEVEDPERIRVLGAQGRVVVLEPVRELAEGERVPLRVSFTRGSTVTRAVLMLVPHPSEVDTEVRVALSEKLARVVGPAEPGEPSTLMQQLLAGVWVLGERIDGRMLHASIFPLGIKAGSPWMYQLGMQRVVAIPVSNRAGEPPWEPRVVWLTSPVLGPKPVALSARMRVPRLMPGVREWVFVEWPLKTEAFHLEIRERESGRGFQVEWGGPP
- a CDS encoding ABC transporter ATP-binding protein — protein: MNEAQVKVLGARQEFPPLLAVNDVKVSYGAIQALRGVTLTVGKGEVVALIGANGAGKTSTLRAVSGMLKPVGGRISLEGHDITGAKAHQLVPRGMAHAPEGRGVFPNLTVLENLELGAYLRNDAEGIAADMEKSYALFPRLKDRRKQLAGTLSGGEQQMLAIARALLSRPKLLLLDEPSLGLAPQVTETIFRNLRDVNAAGVSILLVEQNAHLALNFAHYGYVLETGEVVMAGAGKALLDSPEIRKAYLGE